In Motacilla alba alba isolate MOTALB_02 chromosome 23, Motacilla_alba_V1.0_pri, whole genome shotgun sequence, the following are encoded in one genomic region:
- the LOC119711128 gene encoding uncharacterized protein LOC119711128 isoform X2, with amino-acid sequence MGRQRSPPGRCWARLLRAGGRRLLRLCGTALRALRRLWSLAWVGTAQPEPREPPKPLPAPNGARGRGAAGVQSLHRCCCGLEGVALGAKGGMQSLHCCCGMVGVALGAAGRVQSLHCCCGGLAGVAAGGGERLTAAPGAGAAPSSRGVLGSGRWAGGVVPTESPGDAGTPLQALHTAQVLLMCYKSCWDGAFQVTEEVTPRWESPSPGQAPGPLSPVAAPAGWHQGGPDRAGARGHGLGCPWTCEPPLSVLASSSAQPCSLDWRGARRRRMWTRILYGSLDRQWQRRSEAMLGRLEALEADVRFLCTELGAEKLLWSSRFLELLREQQSLRQRLQELPWRWDSGDSPELLGEAEDQSASGSEGESPEGQWMEAPQQPRGSIQRDRQKM; translated from the exons ATGGGCCGGCAGCGCTCCCCGCCCGGGCGCTGCTGGGCGCGGCTGCTGCGCGCCGGGGGCCGCCGGCTGCTGCGGCTCTGCGGGACGGCGCTGCGGGCGCTGCGGCGGCTCTGGAGCCTGGCGTGGGTTGGTACCGCACAGCCCGAACCCAGGGAGCCCCCCAAACCTCTGCCGGCTCCAAacggggcgcggggccggggcgctgcTGGGGTGCAATCGCTGCACcgctgctgctgtgggctcGAGGGTGTTGCACTGGGGGCTAAGGGCGGGATGCAATCGCTGCACTgctgctgcgggatggtgggtgttgcactgggggctgcaggcagggtgcAATCGCTGCACTGCTGCTGCGGGGGGCTGGCAGGTGTTGCAGCCGGAGGCGGGGAGCGCCTCACCGCAGCGCCCGGTGCGGGAGCGGCACCCTCGTCCCGGGGCGTGCTTGGCTCGGGGCGCTGGGCGGGTGGGGTTGTGCCCACCGAGAGCCCCGGGGACGCGGGGACACCGCTCCAGGCTCTGCACACCGCTCAGGTGCTGCTGATGTGCTacaagagctgctgggatggcgCCTTCCAGGTCACCGAGGAGGTAACGCCCCGCTGGGAGAGCCCGAGCCCTGGGCAAGCCCCGGGACCGCTGAGCCCGGTGGCAGCGCCGGCTGGGTGGCACCAGGGGGGCCCAGACAGGGCTGGTGCCAGGGGCCATGGGCTCGGCTGCCCGTGGACCTGCGAGCCCCCGCTGTCCGTGTTGGCTTCCAGCtcggcacagccctgcagcttaGACTGGAGGGgagcgaggaggaggaggatgtggaCTCGGATTCTGTATGGGAGCCTGGACAGACAG TGGCAGCGGCGCAGCGAGGCCAtgctggggaggctggaggCTCTGGAGGCCGATGTCCGCTTCCTCTGCACCGAGCTGGGGGCTGAGAAGCTTCTGTGGAGCAGCCggttcctggagctgctgcgggAACAGCAGAGCCTGCGCCAGCGG ctgcaggagctgccctggcggtgggacagtggggacagccccgagctgctgggggaagcagaGGACCAAAGTGCCAGCGGGAGTGAGGGAGAGAGCCCGGAAG GACAGTGGATGGAGGCACCTCAGCAACCACGTGGCTCCATCCAGCGTGACAGGCAGAAAATGTAA
- the LOC119711128 gene encoding uncharacterized protein LOC119711128 isoform X1: MGRQRSPPGRCWARLLRAGGRRLLRLCGTALRALRRLWSLAWVGTAQPEPREPPKPLPAPNGARGRGAAGVQSLHRCCCGLEGVALGAKGGMQSLHCCCGMVGVALGAAGRVQSLHCCCGGLAGVAAGGGERLTAAPGAGAAPSSRGVLGSGRWAGGVVPTESPGDAGTPLQALHTAQVLLMCYKSCWDGAFQVTEEVTPRWESPSPGQAPGPLSPVAAPAGWHQGGPDRAGARGHGLGCPWTCEPPLSVLASSSAQPCSLDWRGARRRRMWTRILYGSLDRQWQRRSEAMLGRLEALEADVRFLCTELGAEKLLWSSRFLELLREQQSLRQRVSPGGGSPRSPRASPDPHTPLQLQELPWRWDSGDSPELLGEAEDQSASGSEGESPEGQWMEAPQQPRGSIQRDRQKM, from the exons ATGGGCCGGCAGCGCTCCCCGCCCGGGCGCTGCTGGGCGCGGCTGCTGCGCGCCGGGGGCCGCCGGCTGCTGCGGCTCTGCGGGACGGCGCTGCGGGCGCTGCGGCGGCTCTGGAGCCTGGCGTGGGTTGGTACCGCACAGCCCGAACCCAGGGAGCCCCCCAAACCTCTGCCGGCTCCAAacggggcgcggggccggggcgctgcTGGGGTGCAATCGCTGCACcgctgctgctgtgggctcGAGGGTGTTGCACTGGGGGCTAAGGGCGGGATGCAATCGCTGCACTgctgctgcgggatggtgggtgttgcactgggggctgcaggcagggtgcAATCGCTGCACTGCTGCTGCGGGGGGCTGGCAGGTGTTGCAGCCGGAGGCGGGGAGCGCCTCACCGCAGCGCCCGGTGCGGGAGCGGCACCCTCGTCCCGGGGCGTGCTTGGCTCGGGGCGCTGGGCGGGTGGGGTTGTGCCCACCGAGAGCCCCGGGGACGCGGGGACACCGCTCCAGGCTCTGCACACCGCTCAGGTGCTGCTGATGTGCTacaagagctgctgggatggcgCCTTCCAGGTCACCGAGGAGGTAACGCCCCGCTGGGAGAGCCCGAGCCCTGGGCAAGCCCCGGGACCGCTGAGCCCGGTGGCAGCGCCGGCTGGGTGGCACCAGGGGGGCCCAGACAGGGCTGGTGCCAGGGGCCATGGGCTCGGCTGCCCGTGGACCTGCGAGCCCCCGCTGTCCGTGTTGGCTTCCAGCtcggcacagccctgcagcttaGACTGGAGGGgagcgaggaggaggaggatgtggaCTCGGATTCTGTATGGGAGCCTGGACAGACAG TGGCAGCGGCGCAGCGAGGCCAtgctggggaggctggaggCTCTGGAGGCCGATGTCCGCTTCCTCTGCACCGAGCTGGGGGCTGAGAAGCTTCTGTGGAGCAGCCggttcctggagctgctgcgggAACAGCAGAGCCTGCGCCAGCGGGTGAGTCCCGGGGGTggcagcccccgcagcccccgtGCCAGCCCAGACCCTCACACCCcgctccagctgcaggagctgccctggcggtgggacagtggggacagccccgagctgctgggggaagcagaGGACCAAAGTGCCAGCGGGAGTGAGGGAGAGAGCCCGGAAG GACAGTGGATGGAGGCACCTCAGCAACCACGTGGCTCCATCCAGCGTGACAGGCAGAAAATGTAA
- the LOC119711128 gene encoding uncharacterized protein LOC119711128 isoform X5: protein MGRQRSPPGRCWARLLRAGGRRLLRLCGTALRALRRLWSLAWVGTAQPEPREPPKPLPAPNGARGRGAAGVQSLHRCCCGLEGVALGAKGGMQSLHCCCGMVGVALGAAGRVQSLHCCCGGLAGVAAGGGERLTAAPGAGAAPSSRGVLGSGRWAGGVVPTESPGDAGTPLQALHTAQVLLMCYKSCWDGAFQVTEELGTALQLRLEGSEEEEDVDSDSVWEPGQTGGSLAQGCPWGWPVPWGLAGAELWCQGSGSGAARPCWGGWRLWRPMSASSAPSWGLRSFCGAAGSWSCCGNSRACASGTVDGGTSATTWLHPA from the exons ATGGGCCGGCAGCGCTCCCCGCCCGGGCGCTGCTGGGCGCGGCTGCTGCGCGCCGGGGGCCGCCGGCTGCTGCGGCTCTGCGGGACGGCGCTGCGGGCGCTGCGGCGGCTCTGGAGCCTGGCGTGGGTTGGTACCGCACAGCCCGAACCCAGGGAGCCCCCCAAACCTCTGCCGGCTCCAAacggggcgcggggccggggcgctgcTGGGGTGCAATCGCTGCACcgctgctgctgtgggctcGAGGGTGTTGCACTGGGGGCTAAGGGCGGGATGCAATCGCTGCACTgctgctgcgggatggtgggtgttgcactgggggctgcaggcagggtgcAATCGCTGCACTGCTGCTGCGGGGGGCTGGCAGGTGTTGCAGCCGGAGGCGGGGAGCGCCTCACCGCAGCGCCCGGTGCGGGAGCGGCACCCTCGTCCCGGGGCGTGCTTGGCTCGGGGCGCTGGGCGGGTGGGGTTGTGCCCACCGAGAGCCCCGGGGACGCGGGGACACCGCTCCAGGCTCTGCACACCGCTCAGGTGCTGCTGATGTGCTacaagagctgctgggatggcgCCTTCCAGGTCACCGAGGAG CtcggcacagccctgcagcttaGACTGGAGGGgagcgaggaggaggaggatgtggaCTCGGATTCTGTATGGGAGCCTGGACAGACAGGTGGGTCCCTGGcccaggggtgtccctgggggtgGCCGGTGCCgtgggggctggcaggagctgagctctggtgCCAGGGCAGTGGCAGCGGCGCAGCGAGGCCAtgctggggaggctggaggCTCTGGAGGCCGATGTCCGCTTCCTCTGCACCGAGCTGGGGGCTGAGAAGCTTCTGTGGAGCAGCCggttcctggagctgctgcgggAACAGCAGAGCCTGCGCCAGCGG GACAGTGGATGGAGGCACCTCAGCAACCACGTGGCTCCATCCAGCGTGA
- the LOC119711128 gene encoding uncharacterized protein LOC119711128 isoform X3, protein MGRQRSPPGRCWARLLRAGGRRLLRLCGTALRALRRLWSLAWVGTAQPEPREPPKPLPAPNGARGRGAAGVQSLHRCCCGLEGVALGAKGGMQSLHCCCGMVGVALGAAGRVQSLHCCCGGLAGVAAGGGERLTAAPGAGAAPSSRGVLGSGRWAGGVVPTESPGDAGTPLQALHTAQVLLMCYKSCWDGAFQVTEELGTALQLRLEGSEEEEDVDSDSVWEPGQTGQWQRRSEAMLGRLEALEADVRFLCTELGAEKLLWSSRFLELLREQQSLRQRVSPGGGSPRSPRASPDPHTPLQLQELPWRWDSGDSPELLGEAEDQSASGSEGESPEGQWMEAPQQPRGSIQRDRQKM, encoded by the exons ATGGGCCGGCAGCGCTCCCCGCCCGGGCGCTGCTGGGCGCGGCTGCTGCGCGCCGGGGGCCGCCGGCTGCTGCGGCTCTGCGGGACGGCGCTGCGGGCGCTGCGGCGGCTCTGGAGCCTGGCGTGGGTTGGTACCGCACAGCCCGAACCCAGGGAGCCCCCCAAACCTCTGCCGGCTCCAAacggggcgcggggccggggcgctgcTGGGGTGCAATCGCTGCACcgctgctgctgtgggctcGAGGGTGTTGCACTGGGGGCTAAGGGCGGGATGCAATCGCTGCACTgctgctgcgggatggtgggtgttgcactgggggctgcaggcagggtgcAATCGCTGCACTGCTGCTGCGGGGGGCTGGCAGGTGTTGCAGCCGGAGGCGGGGAGCGCCTCACCGCAGCGCCCGGTGCGGGAGCGGCACCCTCGTCCCGGGGCGTGCTTGGCTCGGGGCGCTGGGCGGGTGGGGTTGTGCCCACCGAGAGCCCCGGGGACGCGGGGACACCGCTCCAGGCTCTGCACACCGCTCAGGTGCTGCTGATGTGCTacaagagctgctgggatggcgCCTTCCAGGTCACCGAGGAG CtcggcacagccctgcagcttaGACTGGAGGGgagcgaggaggaggaggatgtggaCTCGGATTCTGTATGGGAGCCTGGACAGACAG GGCAGTGGCAGCGGCGCAGCGAGGCCAtgctggggaggctggaggCTCTGGAGGCCGATGTCCGCTTCCTCTGCACCGAGCTGGGGGCTGAGAAGCTTCTGTGGAGCAGCCggttcctggagctgctgcgggAACAGCAGAGCCTGCGCCAGCGGGTGAGTCCCGGGGGTggcagcccccgcagcccccgtGCCAGCCCAGACCCTCACACCCcgctccagctgcaggagctgccctggcggtgggacagtggggacagccccgagctgctgggggaagcagaGGACCAAAGTGCCAGCGGGAGTGAGGGAGAGAGCCCGGAAG GACAGTGGATGGAGGCACCTCAGCAACCACGTGGCTCCATCCAGCGTGACAGGCAGAAAATGTAA
- the LOC119711128 gene encoding uncharacterized protein LOC119711128 isoform X7: MGRQRSPPGRCWARLLRAGGRRLLRLCGTALRALRRLWSLAWVGTAQPEPREPPKPLPAPNGARGRGAAGVQSLHRCCCGLEGVALGAKGGMQSLHCCCGMVGVALGAAGRVQSLHCCCGGLAGVAAGGGERLTAAPGAGAAPSSRGVLGSGRWAGGVVPTESPGDAGTPLQALHTAQVLLMCYKSCWDGAFQVTEELGTALQLRLEGSEEEEDVDSDSVWEPGQTGQWMEAPQQPRGSIQRDRQKM; this comes from the exons ATGGGCCGGCAGCGCTCCCCGCCCGGGCGCTGCTGGGCGCGGCTGCTGCGCGCCGGGGGCCGCCGGCTGCTGCGGCTCTGCGGGACGGCGCTGCGGGCGCTGCGGCGGCTCTGGAGCCTGGCGTGGGTTGGTACCGCACAGCCCGAACCCAGGGAGCCCCCCAAACCTCTGCCGGCTCCAAacggggcgcggggccggggcgctgcTGGGGTGCAATCGCTGCACcgctgctgctgtgggctcGAGGGTGTTGCACTGGGGGCTAAGGGCGGGATGCAATCGCTGCACTgctgctgcgggatggtgggtgttgcactgggggctgcaggcagggtgcAATCGCTGCACTGCTGCTGCGGGGGGCTGGCAGGTGTTGCAGCCGGAGGCGGGGAGCGCCTCACCGCAGCGCCCGGTGCGGGAGCGGCACCCTCGTCCCGGGGCGTGCTTGGCTCGGGGCGCTGGGCGGGTGGGGTTGTGCCCACCGAGAGCCCCGGGGACGCGGGGACACCGCTCCAGGCTCTGCACACCGCTCAGGTGCTGCTGATGTGCTacaagagctgctgggatggcgCCTTCCAGGTCACCGAGGAG CtcggcacagccctgcagcttaGACTGGAGGGgagcgaggaggaggaggatgtggaCTCGGATTCTGTATGGGAGCCTGGACAGACAG GACAGTGGATGGAGGCACCTCAGCAACCACGTGGCTCCATCCAGCGTGACAGGCAGAAAATGTAA
- the LOC119711128 gene encoding uncharacterized protein LOC119711128 isoform X8 has product MGRQRSPPGRCWARLLRAGGRRLLRLCGTALRALRRLWSLAWVLLMCYKSCWDGAFQVTEELGTALQLRLEGSEEEEDVDSDSVWEPGQTGQWQRRSEAMLGRLEALEADVRFLCTELGAEKLLWSSRFLELLREQQSLRQRVSPGGGSPRSPRASPDPHTPLQLQELPWRWDSGDSPELLGEAEDQSASGSEGESPEGQWMEAPQQPRGSIQRDRQKM; this is encoded by the exons ATGGGCCGGCAGCGCTCCCCGCCCGGGCGCTGCTGGGCGCGGCTGCTGCGCGCCGGGGGCCGCCGGCTGCTGCGGCTCTGCGGGACGGCGCTGCGGGCGCTGCGGCGGCTCTGGAGCCTGGCGTGG GTGCTGCTGATGTGCTacaagagctgctgggatggcgCCTTCCAGGTCACCGAGGAG CtcggcacagccctgcagcttaGACTGGAGGGgagcgaggaggaggaggatgtggaCTCGGATTCTGTATGGGAGCCTGGACAGACAG GGCAGTGGCAGCGGCGCAGCGAGGCCAtgctggggaggctggaggCTCTGGAGGCCGATGTCCGCTTCCTCTGCACCGAGCTGGGGGCTGAGAAGCTTCTGTGGAGCAGCCggttcctggagctgctgcgggAACAGCAGAGCCTGCGCCAGCGGGTGAGTCCCGGGGGTggcagcccccgcagcccccgtGCCAGCCCAGACCCTCACACCCcgctccagctgcaggagctgccctggcggtgggacagtggggacagccccgagctgctgggggaagcagaGGACCAAAGTGCCAGCGGGAGTGAGGGAGAGAGCCCGGAAG GACAGTGGATGGAGGCACCTCAGCAACCACGTGGCTCCATCCAGCGTGACAGGCAGAAAATGTAA
- the LOC119711128 gene encoding uncharacterized protein LOC119711128 isoform X4, translating into MGRQRSPPGRCWARLLRAGGRRLLRLCGTALRALRRLWSLAWVGTAQPEPREPPKPLPAPNGARGRGAAGVQSLHRCCCGLEGVALGAKGGMQSLHCCCGMVGVALGAAGRVQSLHCCCGGLAGVAAGGGERLTAAPGAGAAPSSRGVLGSGRWAGGVVPTESPGDAGTPLQALHTAQVLLMCYKSCWDGAFQVTEEVTPRWESPSPGQAPGPLSPVAAPAGWHQGGPDRAGARGHGLGCPWTCEPPLSVLASSSAQPCSLDWRGARRRRMWTRILYGSLDRQWQRRSEAMLGRLEALEADVRFLCTELGAEKLLWSSRFLELLREQQSLRQRDSGWRHLSNHVAPSSVTGRKCK; encoded by the exons ATGGGCCGGCAGCGCTCCCCGCCCGGGCGCTGCTGGGCGCGGCTGCTGCGCGCCGGGGGCCGCCGGCTGCTGCGGCTCTGCGGGACGGCGCTGCGGGCGCTGCGGCGGCTCTGGAGCCTGGCGTGGGTTGGTACCGCACAGCCCGAACCCAGGGAGCCCCCCAAACCTCTGCCGGCTCCAAacggggcgcggggccggggcgctgcTGGGGTGCAATCGCTGCACcgctgctgctgtgggctcGAGGGTGTTGCACTGGGGGCTAAGGGCGGGATGCAATCGCTGCACTgctgctgcgggatggtgggtgttgcactgggggctgcaggcagggtgcAATCGCTGCACTGCTGCTGCGGGGGGCTGGCAGGTGTTGCAGCCGGAGGCGGGGAGCGCCTCACCGCAGCGCCCGGTGCGGGAGCGGCACCCTCGTCCCGGGGCGTGCTTGGCTCGGGGCGCTGGGCGGGTGGGGTTGTGCCCACCGAGAGCCCCGGGGACGCGGGGACACCGCTCCAGGCTCTGCACACCGCTCAGGTGCTGCTGATGTGCTacaagagctgctgggatggcgCCTTCCAGGTCACCGAGGAGGTAACGCCCCGCTGGGAGAGCCCGAGCCCTGGGCAAGCCCCGGGACCGCTGAGCCCGGTGGCAGCGCCGGCTGGGTGGCACCAGGGGGGCCCAGACAGGGCTGGTGCCAGGGGCCATGGGCTCGGCTGCCCGTGGACCTGCGAGCCCCCGCTGTCCGTGTTGGCTTCCAGCtcggcacagccctgcagcttaGACTGGAGGGgagcgaggaggaggaggatgtggaCTCGGATTCTGTATGGGAGCCTGGACAGACAG TGGCAGCGGCGCAGCGAGGCCAtgctggggaggctggaggCTCTGGAGGCCGATGTCCGCTTCCTCTGCACCGAGCTGGGGGCTGAGAAGCTTCTGTGGAGCAGCCggttcctggagctgctgcgggAACAGCAGAGCCTGCGCCAGCGG GACAGTGGATGGAGGCACCTCAGCAACCACGTGGCTCCATCCAGCGTGACAGGCAGAAAATGTAAGTGa
- the LOC119711128 gene encoding uncharacterized protein LOC119711128 isoform X6 gives MGRQRSPPGRCWARLLRAGGRRLLRLCGTALRALRRLWSLAWVGTAQPEPREPPKPLPAPNGARGRGAAGVQSLHRCCCGLEGVALGAKGGMQSLHCCCGMVGVALGAAGRVQSLHCCCGGLAGVAAGGGERLTAAPGAGAAPSSRGVLGSGRWAGGVVPTESPGDAGTPLQALHTAQVLLMCYKSCWDGAFQVTEEVTPRWESPSPGQAPGPLSPVAAPAGWHQGGPDRAGARGHGLGCPWTCEPPLSVLASSSAQPCSLDWRGARRRRMWTRILYGSLDRQDSGWRHLSNHVAPSSVTGRKCK, from the exons ATGGGCCGGCAGCGCTCCCCGCCCGGGCGCTGCTGGGCGCGGCTGCTGCGCGCCGGGGGCCGCCGGCTGCTGCGGCTCTGCGGGACGGCGCTGCGGGCGCTGCGGCGGCTCTGGAGCCTGGCGTGGGTTGGTACCGCACAGCCCGAACCCAGGGAGCCCCCCAAACCTCTGCCGGCTCCAAacggggcgcggggccggggcgctgcTGGGGTGCAATCGCTGCACcgctgctgctgtgggctcGAGGGTGTTGCACTGGGGGCTAAGGGCGGGATGCAATCGCTGCACTgctgctgcgggatggtgggtgttgcactgggggctgcaggcagggtgcAATCGCTGCACTGCTGCTGCGGGGGGCTGGCAGGTGTTGCAGCCGGAGGCGGGGAGCGCCTCACCGCAGCGCCCGGTGCGGGAGCGGCACCCTCGTCCCGGGGCGTGCTTGGCTCGGGGCGCTGGGCGGGTGGGGTTGTGCCCACCGAGAGCCCCGGGGACGCGGGGACACCGCTCCAGGCTCTGCACACCGCTCAGGTGCTGCTGATGTGCTacaagagctgctgggatggcgCCTTCCAGGTCACCGAGGAGGTAACGCCCCGCTGGGAGAGCCCGAGCCCTGGGCAAGCCCCGGGACCGCTGAGCCCGGTGGCAGCGCCGGCTGGGTGGCACCAGGGGGGCCCAGACAGGGCTGGTGCCAGGGGCCATGGGCTCGGCTGCCCGTGGACCTGCGAGCCCCCGCTGTCCGTGTTGGCTTCCAGCtcggcacagccctgcagcttaGACTGGAGGGgagcgaggaggaggaggatgtggaCTCGGATTCTGTATGGGAGCCTGGACAGACAG GACAGTGGATGGAGGCACCTCAGCAACCACGTGGCTCCATCCAGCGTGACAGGCAGAAAATGTAAGTGa
- the ZC3H12A gene encoding endoribonuclease ZC3H12A codes for MSAGSVAPGWPEALPAAARPAAGMSGGESPEGPGDGPELQLKVDFFRKLGYSSEEIRVVLQKLGLGADTNTVLGELVKHGPAERDGPEAPPEPAEAPLVPRGGAGNKSPAPGPEETESDNLKPIVIDGSNVAMSHGNKEVFSCRGILLAVQWFWDRGHKDITVFVPSWRKEQPRPDVLIRDQYILRDLEKKKILVFTPSRRVGGKRVVCYDDRFIVKLAHESDGIVVSNDTYRDLQNERPEWKKFIEERLLMYSFVNDKFMPPDDPLGRHGPSLDNFLRKKPVVPEHKKQQCPYGKKCTYGIKCKFYHPERINQPQRSLADELRANARLSPTRSTSAKEEKKGKRGSQAELLCSVPTESDKSSLQKVSAERKSLAHKAKPSDVVLQAKGCVSGTVSPDRYQQPPMDSLSYISQEHLDSGIGSLENQLSDMWPHRCTSHCDHSHAEQVPVCTCGRQRPVYPHSPSLEQNGLVSYNHSSHKPSSSGASFLQYSPEVSRSGARHSFSGFGVPVHAGAAGQYSLPGEFGAALPRSREFWSEPYALPQVRSPGVPSPRPVHGAPGPPYGDSGPYGDSGPWAASEQFAEERASVHVKLCGIFHPHLVDAVMSRFPRLLDPQRLAAEILTYKAQNPGV; via the exons ATGAGCGCGGGCAGCGTCGCCCCGGGCTGGCCTGAGGCGCTGccggccgcggcccggcccgcagCGGGGATGAGCGGCGGCGAGAGCCCCGAGGGGCCCGGCGACGGCCCcgagctgcagctgaaggtgGATTTTTTCCGCAAGCTCGGCTACTCCTCGGAGGAGATCCGCGTCGTGCTGCAGAAGCTGGGCCTGGGCGCCGACACCAACAcggtgctgggggagctggtGAAGCACGGCCCGGCCGAGCGGGACGGCCCCGAGGCCCCGCCCGAGCCCGCCGAGGCCCCGCTGGTCCCTCGGGGCGGCGCCGGCAACAAAtcccccgcgcccggccccgaGGAGACGGAGAGCGACAACCTGAAGCCCATCGTCATCGATGGCAGCAACGTGGCCATGAG CCATGGGAATAAAGAGGTGTTCTCCTGCCGAGGGATCCTTCTGGCTGTCCAGTGGTtctgggacaggggacacaaGGATATTACAGTCTTTGTGCCATcctggaggaaggagcagccccGACCAGATGTACTCATAAGAG ACCAGTACATTCTGCGTGacctggagaagaagaagatCCTGGTGTTCACGCCGTCGCGGCGGGTGGGCGGCAAGCGCGTGGTGTGCTACGACGACCGCTTCATCGTGAAGCTGGCCCACGAGTCCGACGGCATCGTGGTGTCCAACGACACCTACCGCGACCTGCAGAACGAGCGGCCCGAGTGGAAGAAGTTCATCGAGGAGCGCCTGCTGATGTACTCCTTTGTCAATGACAA gtTTATGCCTCCAGATGATCCTTTAGGGCGTCATGGCCCCAGCCTGGATAATTTCCTCAGGAAGAAACCTGTAGTTCCAGAACACAAGAAACAGCAGTGCCCTTATG GGAAAAAGTGCACTTATGGAATTAAGTGTAAGTTCTACCATCCTGAAAGGATCAACCAGCCGCAGCGCTCGTTAGCTGATGAGCTCCGTGCCAACGCAAGGCTGTCTCCAACCAGAAGCACCAGTGccaaggaggagaagaaggggaAGCGGGGttcccaggcagagctcctgtgctctgtgcccacAGAGAGTGACAAAAGCTCTTTACAGAAGGtctctgcagagaggaagagcTTGGCCCACAAAGCCAAGCCCAGTGACGTTGTGCTTCAGGCCAAAGGCTGTGTGTCGGGCACTGTCTCCCCTGACAGGTACCAGCAGCCTCCCATGGATTCTCTGTCTTACATCTCTCAGGAGCATCTCGACTCGGGCATCGGGTCTCTGGAGAACCAGCTGTCTGACATGTGGCCTCACAGATGTACCAGTCACTGTGACCATTCCCACGCGGAGCAGGTGCCCGTCTGCACCTGTGGCAGGCAGAGACCCGTGTACCCGCATTCCCCCAGCTTAGAGCAGAACGGTCTGGTCTCTTACAACCACAGCTCCCACAAACCTTCTTCCTCTGGTGCTAGCTTCTTGCAGTACAGCCCCGAGGTGTCTCGCTCAGGGGCACGCCACTCTTTCTCAGGGTTTGGAGTGCCTGTGCACGCGGGTGCAGCGGGGCAGTACAGCCTGCCCGGGGAGTTCGGCGCCGCCCTGCCGCGCTCGCGGGAGTTCTGGTCCGAGCCGTACGCGCTGCCCCAGGTGAGATCCCCCGGCGTGCCCAGCCCCCGCCCGGTGCACGGGGCCCCGGGGCCGCCCTACGGGGACTCGGGGCCCTACGGGGACTCGGGGCCCTGGGCTGCCTCGGAGCAGTTCGCTGAGGAGAGGGCCAGCGTGCACGTCAAGCTGTGCGGCATCTTCCACCCGCACCTGGTGGATGCCGTGATGAGCCGCTTCCCCCGGCTGCTGGACCCCcagaggctggcagcagagatCCTCACCTACAAGGCCCAGAACCCGGGTGTGTGA